In Syntrophomonas wolfei subsp. wolfei str. Goettingen G311, a single window of DNA contains:
- a CDS encoding mannose-1-phosphate guanylyltransferase, producing MIAVVLAGGKGLRLWPESRQTRPKQLCKFVNGKSMLDHTIDRLMTAGSSRVIIITNDSLLPGINELVQQRSDKEKIEILSEPEGKNTAPAVGLVLTRYYGEGEDEILGFFPADHHVLDTEAFIDSVQRACMAAQNGHLATIGISPSRPETGYGYIEKTKWEIGEIPGVFSVNSFCEKPDPETANSYLASGSHMWNAGIYISQAKTLCDQFKTHLPEIYEKLILGFDKYIDSYPLLPEISLDYGVAEKSDSMAVVPANFGWCDLGNWNALAEIYLPDLKNNVCNGNDVLLIDSNNCIIKQTEKTIVLFGVDNLLLVESEDLVLVADRNRAQDIREIVEFLQEKKRFDLL from the coding sequence ATGATAGCAGTAGTTTTGGCCGGAGGGAAGGGCCTTCGCTTGTGGCCGGAAAGCAGACAAACACGACCCAAACAATTGTGTAAATTTGTTAATGGTAAAAGCATGCTGGATCATACCATTGATCGACTGATGACAGCAGGTTCCAGCCGGGTGATCATTATTACCAATGATAGCCTTCTGCCTGGTATCAATGAACTGGTACAGCAGCGTAGCGATAAAGAAAAGATTGAAATCTTAAGTGAGCCCGAAGGAAAAAACACTGCTCCCGCGGTTGGTCTGGTATTAACCCGTTATTATGGAGAGGGGGAAGACGAGATACTGGGATTTTTCCCGGCTGATCATCATGTATTGGATACTGAAGCTTTTATCGACAGCGTCCAGCGAGCTTGTATGGCCGCCCAAAATGGTCACCTGGCTACCATAGGCATTTCCCCCAGCCGTCCGGAAACCGGTTATGGTTACATAGAGAAAACCAAGTGGGAAATAGGCGAAATCCCCGGCGTTTTTTCTGTTAATTCTTTTTGCGAAAAACCCGATCCGGAAACTGCCAATTCTTATCTGGCTTCAGGAAGTCACATGTGGAATGCCGGTATTTATATTAGCCAAGCTAAAACCCTCTGTGATCAATTTAAAACCCACCTCCCAGAAATATATGAAAAACTGATCCTCGGTTTCGATAAGTACATTGATTCCTATCCCCTGCTCCCCGAAATCAGCCTGGATTATGGAGTAGCAGAAAAATCAGATTCTATGGCAGTGGTTCCGGCCAATTTTGGCTGGTGTGATCTGGGAAACTGGAATGCCCTAGCAGAAATATATCTCCCGGATCTAAAAAACAATGTTTGCAACGGCAATGATGTTTTGCTCATTGATAGCAATAACTGCATTATAAAACAGACAGAAAAAACTATAGTACTCTTCGGGGTAGATAATCTATTGCTGGTGGAAAGCGAAGATCTGGTTCTGGTGGCTGACCGTAATAGGGCCCAGGATATACGCGAAATTGTTGAGTTCTTGCAGGAAAAGAAGCGTTTTGACCTTTTATAG
- the ymfI gene encoding elongation factor P 5-aminopentanone reductase produces MFPQSNELEAYICLIAGGSRGIGAAIARAVAARGASVIINYRSSELEALRLARELREKGAGVLAIRADLSRENEVERMFTRIEAEMGNVNALVYNAGISQRGLLIECSEEQWDRVMDTNLKGAFLCCRRALPYMIRERFGRIINIASVLGITGASYESIYSSAKGGLIALTRSLAQEVGPSGITVNAIAPGPIFTDMLREELDEDEMADLTREIPVGRLGCPKDVAAACVFLLGREASFINGHILSLDGGWKP; encoded by the coding sequence TTGTTTCCCCAAAGTAACGAACTTGAAGCTTATATTTGCCTAATAGCTGGCGGCAGCCGGGGGATTGGTGCTGCTATTGCGCGGGCGGTTGCGGCTAGGGGAGCGAGTGTAATTATTAACTACCGTTCTTCGGAATTGGAGGCCCTGCGCCTGGCTCGCGAATTGAGAGAGAAAGGCGCTGGGGTTTTGGCGATAAGAGCAGATTTGAGCCGGGAAAACGAAGTGGAAAGGATGTTTACCCGTATTGAAGCCGAAATGGGAAATGTGAATGCCCTGGTATATAATGCTGGCATTTCCCAAAGGGGATTGCTTATTGAATGCAGTGAGGAACAGTGGGATCGTGTTATGGATACCAACTTGAAAGGAGCTTTTCTATGTTGCCGCCGGGCACTTCCCTATATGATTAGAGAACGTTTTGGCAGAATAATTAATATCGCTTCTGTACTGGGAATAACCGGTGCCTCTTATGAGTCCATATATTCTTCTGCCAAGGGAGGCTTAATTGCTCTTACCCGCTCGTTGGCTCAGGAAGTTGGGCCATCGGGAATTACTGTAAATGCTATTGCCCCCGGGCCGATCTTTACAGATATGTTGCGCGAGGAACTTGATGAAGATGAAATGGCTGATCTGACCCGAGAGATACCAGTCGGCCGGTTGGGTTGTCCCAAAGATGTCGCTGCCGCTTGTGTTTTTTTACTGGGACGAGAAGCTTCGTTTATCAATGGCCATATACTTTCGCTTGATGGTGGATGGAAACCATAA
- a CDS encoding aminotransferase class V-fold PLP-dependent enzyme translates to MKSIYLDNAATSFPKPESVYRAVDFCQRNLGGNPGRGSSREALKAGSLLLDAREALAALFNIQDSAQIAFCSNVTEALNTGLKGILKPGDHIITTSMEHNAVARPLFQMSKEGVEWTAVKCEPDGSLDPEELRRAIKPQTRMICVLHASNLTGTVMPVKTIGQIARENGILFMLDTAQTAGVLRIDVEEFKIDILAFTGHKGLLGPQGTGGIYLRPGIDIKPLKEGGTGSFSEYLEHPDFMPDHLESGTLNTPGIAGLLSGVNFIREIGMENIRKHEQELTQLLIDGLKEIPGISLYGPDDINQRTAVLAFNIAGMDCGELSMTLDYEYGVITRSGLHCAPLAHATLGTIHNGACRFSPGFFNTKEEIEAVIKAVHKLARRN, encoded by the coding sequence ATGAAATCCATATATTTGGACAATGCGGCTACCTCTTTCCCCAAACCAGAGAGTGTTTATAGAGCGGTAGACTTTTGTCAGCGTAACCTGGGAGGTAACCCGGGACGCGGCAGCAGCCGAGAAGCGCTCAAGGCTGGTTCGCTTCTGCTTGATGCTCGGGAGGCCCTGGCAGCCTTATTTAATATTCAGGATAGTGCTCAAATTGCTTTTTGCTCCAATGTTACTGAAGCACTTAATACCGGGCTTAAGGGTATATTGAAACCCGGTGACCATATAATTACCACCAGTATGGAGCATAATGCGGTAGCTCGTCCTCTCTTTCAAATGTCAAAGGAGGGAGTGGAATGGACGGCAGTAAAGTGCGAACCCGATGGCAGCCTGGATCCGGAAGAACTGCGCCGGGCGATTAAGCCCCAAACACGGATGATTTGTGTTTTACATGCATCTAACCTTACGGGCACCGTGATGCCGGTCAAGACTATTGGGCAAATAGCTCGGGAAAACGGGATATTGTTTATGCTGGATACGGCACAGACGGCGGGAGTATTAAGGATTGATGTTGAGGAATTTAAAATTGATATCTTGGCATTTACCGGCCACAAAGGGCTATTGGGGCCACAAGGGACCGGAGGAATATATCTAAGACCTGGCATTGATATCAAACCACTCAAAGAAGGCGGAACCGGCTCATTTTCCGAATACCTGGAACATCCGGATTTTATGCCGGATCACTTGGAAAGCGGTACTCTCAACACCCCAGGCATAGCGGGTCTCCTGTCAGGGGTTAATTTTATTAGGGAAATTGGAATGGAAAATATCCGTAAGCATGAGCAGGAACTTACTCAGTTGTTAATCGATGGCCTTAAAGAGATACCAGGAATATCGTTGTACGGACCTGATGACATTAACCAGCGGACAGCTGTTTTAGCCTTTAATATAGCAGGAATGGATTGTGGTGAGTTGAGTATGACCCTGGACTATGAATATGGGGTTATAACCCGTTCCGGTCTGCACTGTGCACCCCTGGCACATGCTACACTAGGAACCATTCACAACGGTGCATGTCGTTTTAGTCCCGGCTTTTTTAATACCAAAGAGGAAATAGAAGCGGTAATAAAAGCCGTTCATAAGCTGGCTCGTAGGAACTAA
- a CDS encoding glycosyltransferase family 4 protein produces MILLNLGTYPPKQCGIATFSMDLRNSLLINGNEVKVMAVSDNSYQYHYTDEVLFNLKQNHKQSYIRAANYLNKAPLELIIIQHEYGIYGGMEGEYIAELVRLLHKPFVLITHTVLPRPSKRQKQVLNYLCSRASAIVCMTRRSEHLLSDLYEAPPELIQVIPHGVPEFKEQTQDSLKEKYGLQGRDLISTFGLIGPGKGLELGIQAIAQIVKEHPQATYLILGQTHPMLKKQEGEKYRHMLEDMVVKLGLEHNVVFVNKFLSDEELGEYLYMSDIYLSPYPNKDQAVSGTMAFAIGCGRAIVSTSYAYACEFLSGGRGLLAAEADPEELAGLMKRILTNPDLKQSLQYNALKLGKSWSWPSVGQQYTRLFEKLLAETPLTKEPRISYARL; encoded by the coding sequence ATGATCCTACTCAATCTGGGAACCTACCCCCCCAAACAATGTGGTATCGCCACCTTTTCCATGGATTTACGCAACAGCCTGTTAATCAATGGTAATGAAGTAAAGGTAATGGCCGTATCGGATAATAGTTATCAATACCATTATACAGACGAAGTGCTTTTTAATCTGAAGCAAAACCATAAACAGTCATATATACGAGCAGCCAATTATTTAAATAAAGCACCGCTGGAGTTGATAATAATACAACATGAATACGGGATTTACGGAGGTATGGAGGGCGAATATATAGCGGAGTTGGTGCGACTCCTGCATAAACCCTTTGTCCTTATTACCCATACGGTTCTACCCCGGCCCTCCAAACGCCAGAAGCAGGTTTTAAATTACCTTTGTTCGCGGGCTTCAGCTATCGTTTGTATGACCAGGCGTTCGGAGCATCTCCTCTCCGACCTCTATGAAGCTCCACCCGAGCTTATCCAGGTAATACCTCATGGGGTACCGGAATTCAAAGAACAAACACAAGATAGCTTAAAAGAAAAATACGGCCTGCAAGGGCGGGATTTAATAAGCACCTTCGGACTTATAGGACCGGGGAAAGGCCTGGAGCTTGGCATCCAGGCTATAGCTCAAATCGTAAAAGAACATCCCCAAGCAACTTATTTAATCCTAGGCCAGACTCATCCCATGTTAAAGAAGCAGGAAGGCGAAAAATACCGGCATATGCTGGAAGATATGGTAGTTAAGCTGGGCTTGGAGCATAATGTTGTTTTTGTTAATAAATTTTTAAGTGATGAAGAGCTGGGCGAATACCTTTATATGAGTGATATTTACCTTAGCCCCTATCCTAATAAGGACCAGGCCGTAAGCGGAACCATGGCTTTCGCCATAGGCTGTGGCCGGGCAATAGTATCGACCTCTTATGCTTATGCTTGTGAATTCCTAAGCGGTGGAAGAGGTCTTTTAGCCGCCGAAGCAGACCCTGAAGAACTGGCTGGGCTAATGAAAAGGATTCTTACAAACCCGGATCTTAAACAAAGCCTGCAATATAATGCTTTAAAACTCGGTAAGAGCTGGAGTTGGCCCAGTGTTGGGCAACAATACACTCGCCTGTTCGAAAAGTTATTAGCCGAGACTCCATTAACAAAGGAGCCCAGGATTAGTTATGCCAGACTATAG
- the ltrA gene encoding group II intron reverse transcriptase/maturase: protein METGLVRIAEIARQNPKERFTALIHHINHETLKECHLEISGSKASGVDQVTKQAYEENLEANIADLIGRMKRQAYKPQPVRRVYIPKEGSNKRRPLGIPSYEDKLVQKGLARILNTIYEQDFLDCSFGFRPGRGCHDALKVLNHIIERKKVNYIVDADIRGFFDHVDHEWMMKFLELRIADPNLLRLIKRFLKAGVMEAGIVYDTPKGTPQGGIVSPILANIYLHYVLDLWFEKVVKKRCQGEAYLVRYADDFVCCFQNKSDAEWFYANLRERLNKFNLEVAEEKTRIIAFGRFADKESKKQGRKKPDTFDFLGFTHYCSKSKKGWFRVKRKTSQKKYRSSLLKCKTWLRKHLISPTDYVIEMLQIKLQGYYRYYGITDNSTALRNFCDKVRRMLFKWFNRRSQRKSMNWDKYVRFLNKHPLPKGRIYVDIYDVRPELLSYLK from the coding sequence ATGGAAACAGGACTTGTAAGGATAGCAGAGATAGCTAGACAGAACCCGAAAGAACGATTCACAGCCTTGATACATCATATCAATCATGAAACACTGAAAGAGTGTCATCTAGAGATCAGTGGATCAAAGGCAAGTGGAGTAGATCAGGTGACAAAACAAGCGTACGAGGAAAATCTTGAAGCCAACATAGCAGACCTGATCGGAAGAATGAAGCGGCAGGCGTATAAACCCCAGCCAGTGCGAAGGGTATATATCCCTAAAGAAGGCAGCAACAAAAGGCGGCCCCTGGGAATACCTAGTTATGAGGATAAACTAGTGCAGAAAGGACTTGCAAGGATACTCAATACAATCTATGAGCAAGATTTTCTGGACTGTTCCTTTGGATTCAGACCTGGCAGAGGCTGTCACGATGCATTAAAGGTACTAAATCACATCATTGAGAGAAAGAAAGTAAACTATATAGTCGATGCAGACATCCGCGGCTTCTTCGATCACGTCGATCATGAATGGATGATGAAATTCTTAGAATTGCGCATAGCTGACCCTAATTTACTGCGCCTGATTAAAAGGTTTCTTAAAGCAGGGGTAATGGAAGCAGGAATCGTGTACGACACACCTAAAGGAACACCACAGGGTGGTATAGTATCACCAATACTTGCGAATATATATTTACATTATGTGCTGGATCTATGGTTTGAAAAGGTAGTAAAGAAAAGGTGTCAAGGTGAAGCATACTTGGTAAGATATGCCGATGATTTTGTGTGCTGTTTTCAGAACAAAAGCGATGCGGAATGGTTCTATGCGAACCTGCGGGAAAGACTGAACAAGTTCAATCTGGAAGTAGCAGAGGAGAAAACCCGTATTATAGCTTTTGGGCGCTTTGCAGATAAAGAGAGTAAAAAGCAAGGAAGGAAGAAACCAGATACATTTGATTTCCTGGGGTTTACTCACTACTGCAGTAAAAGCAAGAAAGGCTGGTTTCGGGTAAAACGGAAAACAAGCCAAAAGAAATATCGAAGCAGTCTGCTTAAATGCAAAACATGGCTTAGGAAGCACCTAATTTCACCCACGGATTATGTAATAGAGATGTTACAAATTAAACTGCAGGGATACTACAGATATTACGGAATAACAGATAACTCCACGGCATTAAGAAACTTTTGTGACAAAGTACGAAGAATGTTATTCAAATGGTTCAACCGCCGTAGCCAGCGCAAAAGCATGAACTGGGATAAATATGTACGCTTTCTTAATAAACACCCGTTACCAAAGGGAAGAATTTATGTAGATATATATGACGTAAGGCCCGAGCTGCTGAGTTATCTAAAGTGA
- a CDS encoding acetate uptake transporter family protein yields MSGNGGWANPAPAGLVALGIACFVFYAVLSGTVDHSCIPLMGIWLLGGFVVQFTVAVIELKEGSTTGGNVFLFFSAFFMLVGGLEFILKYFAAVNGWAMDAHIDGWAWMVLWLTLILWTPAYLKQSPLVMSLIVLILDIGVFFVAFMDIGWLSHSYGPIAANFLLAGGLLAIYLAAAIILNTAFGRAVLPLPGPILK; encoded by the coding sequence ATGTCAGGAAATGGTGGTTGGGCAAATCCGGCACCGGCAGGGTTGGTAGCTCTAGGAATAGCATGTTTTGTTTTTTATGCGGTGCTCTCAGGAACAGTCGATCATAGTTGTATTCCCCTGATGGGAATATGGTTGCTAGGTGGCTTTGTTGTTCAGTTTACAGTTGCCGTAATCGAGCTAAAAGAGGGATCGACTACAGGTGGTAACGTGTTCCTGTTTTTCTCGGCCTTTTTCATGTTGGTAGGTGGCTTGGAGTTTATCCTCAAGTATTTCGCAGCTGTGAACGGTTGGGCCATGGATGCCCATATTGATGGCTGGGCCTGGATGGTTCTTTGGCTCACCCTTATTTTATGGACCCCGGCCTATCTTAAGCAATCTCCTCTGGTAATGAGCCTGATAGTCTTGATTCTGGATATAGGTGTATTCTTTGTTGCTTTTATGGACATTGGATGGCTGAGCCATTCTTATGGTCCTATAGCGGCAAACTTCCTCCTGGCAGGTGGACTTTTAGCCATCTATCTGGCTGCAGCTATAATACTCAATACCGCTTTTGGTAGAGCAGTGTTGCCACTGCCTGGACCCATTTTAAAATAA
- a CDS encoding phosphomannomutase/phosphoglucomutase, with amino-acid sequence MFRQYDIRGIVPDELNDSLMLDIARAFATHAIIKGHSKILLGRDNRLSSPHLRELALEAILDSGCDVVDLGMVVTPVFYFASRHLDIKAGIMITASHNPGEYNGCKLLLGDHTIFGEEIQNIRQRIERQDFFAGPRGKLETIDIIPDYIEMIKSKIKMGPNTAHLVVDCGNGTASTLAPQVFRSLGCEVSELYCDSDPSFPHHHPDPVDPQNMVDLVAEVKKTGADLGIGIDGDGDRLGVVDARGNMIWGDMLMILFWRDILPRYPGCECIVEVKCSQALIDEIERLGGKPLIYKTGHSLIKSKMKEINAVFTGEMSGHMFFADDYYGFDDALYAGARLLELLSHSEKNISEMLSDVPRYYSTPEIRIPVGDEEKFFIVDKVREYFKLKYPLIVIDGARILFPQGWGLVRASNTGPELIVRCEGNSPEALEQIKAELFGYLQSLGMDDESSPAEFSFTPVYNYPKSEFQDQV; translated from the coding sequence ATTTTTAGGCAATACGATATTAGAGGAATAGTCCCAGATGAGTTGAACGACTCGCTTATGTTGGACATTGCCCGAGCTTTTGCTACTCATGCCATCATAAAAGGACACAGTAAAATCCTCCTAGGCAGGGATAACCGCCTATCTTCTCCCCACCTGCGGGAGTTAGCGCTTGAAGCTATTCTGGACTCCGGTTGTGATGTGGTTGATCTGGGTATGGTGGTTACCCCGGTTTTTTATTTTGCCTCCCGGCATCTGGATATTAAAGCCGGCATAATGATAACGGCCAGTCATAACCCCGGCGAATACAACGGCTGCAAACTTCTTTTAGGGGATCATACTATTTTTGGCGAAGAGATTCAGAATATCAGACAACGAATTGAAAGGCAAGACTTTTTTGCCGGACCTCGGGGAAAGCTGGAAACGATAGACATAATCCCTGATTATATAGAAATGATTAAAAGTAAAATTAAAATGGGCCCCAACACAGCTCACCTAGTAGTTGACTGCGGTAATGGAACCGCTTCCACTCTTGCTCCCCAGGTTTTTCGCAGCCTGGGTTGTGAGGTTAGCGAACTCTATTGCGACTCTGATCCTAGTTTTCCCCATCACCACCCGGATCCGGTAGACCCCCAAAATATGGTGGACCTGGTGGCAGAAGTAAAGAAAACCGGAGCAGATTTAGGTATTGGTATAGATGGAGACGGAGACCGCCTGGGAGTGGTAGATGCCAGGGGAAATATGATCTGGGGAGATATGTTGATGATCCTGTTCTGGCGTGATATACTGCCCCGATATCCCGGTTGTGAGTGCATTGTAGAAGTAAAATGTTCCCAGGCATTAATCGATGAAATTGAACGCCTGGGAGGTAAACCTTTAATATATAAAACCGGGCATTCACTTATTAAATCCAAAATGAAAGAAATCAATGCGGTTTTCACCGGAGAAATGTCCGGGCACATGTTTTTTGCCGATGATTATTATGGATTTGATGATGCCCTTTATGCTGGCGCCCGCCTTTTGGAGTTGCTTTCGCACAGCGAGAAGAATATTAGTGAAATGCTCTCTGATGTACCCCGCTACTATTCTACTCCGGAAATAAGAATTCCGGTGGGTGATGAGGAAAAATTCTTTATAGTGGATAAAGTACGGGAATATTTTAAGCTTAAATACCCATTAATAGTAATTGATGGGGCCCGCATACTATTTCCGCAAGGTTGGGGTCTGGTGAGGGCCTCCAATACCGGTCCTGAATTAATTGTTCGTTGTGAGGGCAATAGTCCTGAAGCTCTGGAGCAGATAAAAGCCGAGCTATTTGGCTACCTGCAATCCCTGGGTATGGATGATGAATCAAGCCCGGCCGAGTTTTCCTTTACTCCCGTTTACAATTATCCTAAGAGCGAATTTCAAGATCAGGTATAG
- a CDS encoding YitT family protein, with amino-acid sequence MILNKFSLKTDRQAEEPVTLKDIGGILLGCFILAAAIQGILIPAQLLTGGVTGIAIILNYLTSIDVWLWYMLLNIPIFIAGYRLVSHRFAIYSLIGTFALTAFLALLKPVNLGIEETILAAIFGGTMGGIGTGIIFHSKGSSGGLDIIAVIIKRYWGYNIGQTFFAANLLVISLFLLLSSLELALFSVIGIYVSSRMVDLVESGLNISRTAMIISKQHEEIAYGILHNLQRGCTYLSGTGAYSSKEEKIIMTTVGKTQLPRLKEIVFQIDSQAFLIINETIEVFGKGFKPSGREY; translated from the coding sequence ATGATTTTAAATAAATTTAGTTTAAAAACTGATAGGCAAGCTGAGGAACCGGTAACATTGAAGGATATTGGCGGTATTTTGCTGGGTTGTTTCATCCTAGCTGCTGCCATACAGGGAATATTGATTCCGGCACAGCTCTTGACCGGGGGAGTTACTGGGATAGCCATTATCCTGAACTATCTAACCTCGATTGACGTTTGGCTATGGTATATGCTTCTTAATATACCCATATTTATTGCCGGGTATCGCCTGGTTAGCCATCGTTTTGCCATTTACAGCTTAATCGGTACTTTTGCCCTTACTGCTTTTTTGGCTTTACTTAAACCCGTCAACCTGGGCATAGAAGAAACTATTTTGGCCGCAATTTTTGGTGGAACTATGGGCGGAATAGGCACTGGTATTATATTTCATAGCAAAGGTTCTTCCGGTGGACTTGATATTATTGCTGTAATCATCAAACGCTACTGGGGTTATAATATAGGGCAAACCTTTTTTGCCGCTAATCTGCTGGTGATTTCGCTTTTTCTCTTATTATCCAGTTTGGAACTGGCCCTTTTCTCAGTGATTGGTATCTATGTTTCATCTAGAATGGTGGACCTGGTAGAATCCGGGCTTAATATTAGCCGGACTGCTATGATCATTTCTAAGCAGCATGAAGAAATCGCCTATGGCATACTGCATAATCTGCAGCGGGGTTGTACTTATTTAAGCGGGACAGGTGCCTATTCCAGTAAAGAGGAAAAAATAATTATGACTACAGTAGGTAAAACGCAACTCCCTCGCTTGAAGGAAATCGTATTTCAGATCGATTCCCAAGCCTTTCTAATCATTAATGAAACTATTGAGGTTTTTGGAAAAGGCTTTAAACCAAGCGGAAGAGAATACTAA